The genomic window GTCTGAAAGAGTCAGCAGAGATTTCATGAAATAAATTAACTCTGtatttccaaaaagaaaaataaaacctactAAAATTACAACTGACATTAATAAGTTTCCTAAAGATGTCTGCTAACTTGCTAAATAATACTTCCTAAAGCTTTTGACAAGTGAAGCTTTCTTGAAAAGCAACATGTATTTTGATGTAGCATTTATTCTACAAGACTTTACAGAAatgtcaaaataaatatttaaaaataaatagactcaatttaaaaacaataagATATTGACTGCAATTGCTGGAACATAATAGAAATTTATGTCTATGCTCCAATGTTCACTAGAGTGTCTGTACTACTTGCAGCAGCTTTATTGATGTGCAGCAATCCACCTTTTAACCCTCTTTTTGTACTTCACCTCAGTCTCTCTGAGTGTAGTCAACAAGCAAATTATTGCCATCAATGCAACCCCGGGAGCCATCTGTATTTATGCTCTTAGCTCATTGCAACTGACAGATAATTAAACTGAGCTTAGTCCTATGTTATTAAATAGCtgggtttggagtccccatttACTTATTAACTAccattaatattaattaattgtTTCAACTAAACTGtcaaaagtaaaaagaaaaatgtattttaataattcaaACAGCATGCTAATATCCATCTTGCTTTAATATATTGAGAATTATGCATATTGAAAATATACCTTGCACACaataaatgaatatattttctaGTTCCTTTAAACAACATAAgataaatttctatttattgtAAATTTAGATTAATATTAAAAGATAATAAAAGACCTTTTAGATTAATTTCTTTATAATATGATGTAATTAGattttactgggattttttgTGGAATAACATAAACAAGGGACAcagaactgttttaaaaatgccagaaagtagttttgtttcctttttcatacTTCTCTCTCCAAACACAACATTTTAGATATTGCTTTCAAGACAACTTTAATAAATAGAGAAAGGTTCCAAGAAAATCCAAACCCATCTTTCTCACCTATTCACATGGAGATTCTAATCTGATAGTTAACAGTTATTTAAGTAAATAATCCAGCTCTGCAatgctttgttttgctcttaGGAAATGTCAATCCTACTGGAACTTGGCTAGGGGCAAGGCAAGGGCTCTGACCACTTGCACCTTGCAGCATAATATTTCTTGTAGCAAACGtcattctttctgcttttattcagCAAAAACATCTCAGCAGCAGGGCATCAGCAGGACAGATGGCTGTTAGAGGTACATCTACACCTATCTATGTGCAAGAAATGTACATTTGCACGTGCTCAAAACAAGTGTCAGGGCCTATTTGTTCTACCTTTACCAAGCCATTTAAAGACACGCGGGATCAATAACTACAACACAGAAAAGTTTGCCAACTTCCAGCTCATGACTTCACTGTGATAAATGACAACTCTCAATACTCTGCAGGCACACAGGTGAGCTTCAGACAGCTGATTtaggggcaggaggggaagaaagTTGTACAGAGGTTAATGAAAGACAGCTCTCAAGTTACATGAAAGTAACTCAGATGTCTGTATTATTGAACTCAGTCAGCTTCCTGATTTCTCAGTTTGAGATGAGCAACTCAGCCATCTCCATCCTAAATGCcagtttgggatttggggaaatcTTCATTCAGGCTCTGATTTGCACAATAAAGTAACACAGACAACTGTGCTTGAGAACAACTGCAGTACATCTGAACTACTTACACAAAGTCCATGAGTGAAACTACTCAGAGCAAAGGTAGTAACTGCACAATGTAGAATACAAAGAACAGCCACACAGCATCTGTGTACAAATCAGAGTAGCCTCAGAGCTCATGTTGCTGCTGCAAGCAAAGCTCCTCCCTGTTCCAAGGATGTGCCTCATTGGCTGCTGTGGTAACACAGTAAGAGACATAAATACACCCAGCCAACAGAAAACACAATGCAAATATTGAGGGTGAGTGGATGGATCCTGCAAGTCAACAACTGATTCTGCAGCTGATATTGATCATAAGGATTTAACATCCATGACTGTGGCTGCAGTGACCACGAGATGGTGGAGGGCAGGACTGAAGGATGAAGAAGGGACTGAAGAAGCTGCTGTATGGGGAGAGACTGAGAGCTCTAAATGTTCagccaggagaaaagaaggctcagtgtgggaaacagaaaagcagagactTCTACAAGCATTAGTAAATTTGATTTACAGCCCTAGAAAGAACTTGGCTTGATGTGGTGGCAAAGCTGTGCAGGCTTGAAGCAGAACAATCATAAACCTGTGTTTCTATAGTTATAAGTAAGAAAATGCATTGGGTGATATGGTGAAGGGTTTTTAAGTATAGTAATGTGATTttatagtttaagttaagaatttAGATGTTATAATAGAAGTATACGTGTGTACGTGAGCTAATAAGTCATTGGTTGTGGAACAGACGCAATGCAGTGAAAAGTAGAGAAGGTTACGTTATAAAGTCAAAACAAAGTTTCATGTTAATTGCTTATTAGACCAAAAAGTTATAAATTATGATGTAACTCTGAAACTCGTGACTTTCTCCACTATGGTGACTTGTTACTAAATCATGGCCTTTGAGACTGATGCCTTGTTGATTTTTAAGTAATAAATCGTGATAATCGTGATCGTCCCATCTCTCTGGATTAATAAGGCGCCGACAGAATAACGATAACGATAACTGGTGCCTCTGTGAGGCTGACTTATGGAAGAAAGGTCGGAAGAAATGCCAGCAGCCGCCCCAGCCAACGTGAGGACAGTATCATTCTTACCCTGAAAGGAAGGGTTATTGGAACTTAAATAAAGCTAAAAGGAAGCTTAAGGATATTACTGGATCGACATCCTATTGAAGTTCCGTAGGACATTCATCCCTGCGTGATTGAGGTGAGGACTGGGGAACGCGAGATGGGTCAAAATATCTCAAAAGAACAAAGAGATGTTTATACTAAGCTAAAGACTTTAATAAAGTTGCATTCCAGGTCAGTTCCTAAGCAGGAACTTAAAGATTTATTGCTTTGGGTTTTAAAAAACTACCCTCACAGTGAGCTGATAACACCACTCCGTAAATCTCTCTGGGACTCTGTGGGAATGCAGCTTTTTGACCTTGCTACTAAAAGGGATAAGGTTGCAGCGAGTCTTTTACCTACATGCAGAGTCCTAATAGAGATATTTAATGAGCCTTCTACTTGTGCCTCTATCACTGGAATTTTAACTACGCAACAAGTACCCGTAGAGTCGCTCCCTTCGGCCGTTTGTAATATTGCACCCAAGAGAGGGGGGGAGGTCTGCCCACAAGCAGGAGTGCGGGAGTCCCCGGAAGCTGCTCCGGatgtgacagagaaaaacatggATGCTATGAAATCAAACCCGGAAAATCTTAATTTGAGGGCAGATATGCAAATTCAGGATGAATGTTCTACATCAGAAGATGAATTTGATTTAGACTTTCAAGAGATAAATCGTCTTTCTCCTGCCAAAATATGGAATTCCTCTTCTTCTCACAAAGAAAGGAATTCTGGAGAGAAGCCTGCTCTGACAGACTGGAACAATATATGTTATAAACTAATTAAGGAGGGTGATCTCGCTGTAGCTCGTAAATCATTTTTAGGACTGCCGATGAGATATGGGAGAGCAGGTGAGAACCCAAGGTGGAAAGCTATCTCACATGATGACATTAAGGATTTAAGGAAGGCAGTAAAGGACTGTGGCTTAGGTTCTCCCTATTTCAAGCTATTGTTAAAGGGGTTTTTCAATCATTTGGATTTAACACCTTTTGACTGTAGAAATATTTCCTCAATGATTCTGACTGATTCACAGTATTTGTTGTGGGACTGGGGATGGCGCAGACTTCTCGGAAAATTGATAGAGAAATATGCAGGAGGTCCCAATGCAGCTCTGATGCTTGCACACCTGGCAGGGGACCCACTTCATGACAGGCCAGAAGATCAAGTAGACCTGGCAAGACCGGTCCTTGCTGATATCAAAGAGGCAGCCAGAAAGGCACTCCTGAAGGTTAAACCTGTGGGTAGTCCACAAGGTGCCtatacaaaaataaagcaaggtCCAACTgagtctttctcttcttttataGATAGATTGACTCAGGCTTTAGAACACCAGTGTGGCGATGATGTGGCACACCCAATATTATTACAGAATTTTGCTTACACAAATGCCAATGAAGAATGTCAGCGAACTATTAGAGCCCT from Corvus hawaiiensis isolate bCorHaw1 chromosome 2, bCorHaw1.pri.cur, whole genome shotgun sequence includes these protein-coding regions:
- the LOC125318236 gene encoding endogenous retrovirus group K member 6 Gag polyprotein-like, producing MGQNISKEQRDVYTKLKTLIKLHSRSVPKQELKDLLLWVLKNYPHSELITPLRKSLWDSVGMQLFDLATKRDKVAASLLPTCRVLIEIFNEPSTCASITGILTTQQVPVESLPSAVCNIAPKRGGEVCPQAGVRESPEAAPDVTEKNMDAMKSNPENLNLRADMQIQDECSTSEDEFDLDFQEINRLSPAKIWNSSSSHKERNSGEKPALTDWNNICYKLIKEGDLAVARKSFLGLPMRYGRAGENPRWKAISHDDIKDLRKAVKDCGLGSPYFKLLLKGFFNHLDLTPFDCRNISSMILTDSQYLLWDWGWRRLLGKLIEKYAGGPNAALMLAHLAGDPLHDRPEDQVDLARPVLADIKEAARKALLKVKPVGSPQGAYTKIKQGPTESFSSFIDRLTQALEHQCGDDVAHPILLQNFAYTNANEECQRTIRALPGLQPSLSDMIEACSKIGTAQHIAMVQADILGERLERAITAQAEVLDKTLTKALNDFTMSNFRAVLQADTDERTCFRCGKPGHVRNWT